One genomic region from Cardiocondyla obscurior isolate alpha-2009 linkage group LG01, Cobs3.1, whole genome shotgun sequence encodes:
- the LOC139101335 gene encoding protein dissatisfaction isoform X1 codes for MGTGDRLLDILCDVCGDRSSGKHYGIYSCDGCSGFFKRSIHSNREYICKAQGAKKGRCPIDKTHRNQCRACRLAKCFEANMNKDAVQHERGPRKPKPHAIISSEKQHQQQSPIVTQLSPHSAAPVHNDRLRPALAPPYVLSPHRRLRCDQRFTPYPRPMALVQKPPEESPSPVPLILPHPRTTTTLYQAATTVSLAPQPPLLQILMSAEECQFRALVVQITASLCRKELVWNARLQPAAEYPMEQIETETSRSPTGNIQSFSPTWEMLQETTARLLFMAVRWVRCLPPFQTISKDDQLLLLERSWTQLFLLHLAQWSVSWDITALLEDEQVRSRLPTDDNLTNQELVLIQAIICRFRQLSPDFGECGCMKAVALFTPETVGLHAVQPIEILQDQAQRILVDYTRSRYPQQPGRIGRLMILVGYLRCISSKTVERLFFHETIGEIPISRLLVDMYQMEKYIN; via the exons ATGGGCACAG GAGACAGATTACTCGACATACTGTGTGATGTATGCGGCGACCGTAGTTCCGGAAAACACTACGGCATCTACAGCTGCGacg gtTGTTCGGGATTTTTCAAGCGAAGCATACACAGCAATCGGGAATACATCTGCAAAGCTCAGGGTGCCAAGAAAGGACGCTGTCCGATCGACAAGACCCACAGGAATCAATGTCGTGCTTGTCGTCTCGCTAAGTGCTTCGAAGCTAACATGAACAAAGACG CAGTACAACATGAGCGCGGACCGAGGAAACCGAAACCCCACGCGATTATTTCGTCGGAGAAGCAGCATCAGCAACAGTCACCGATTGTCACGCAGTTGTCTCCTCATTCCGCTGCCCCGGTGCATAATGATCGACTAAGACCAGCACTCGCTCCCCCTTACGTCCTCTCGCCACACAG AAGGTTAAGGTGCGACCAAAGATTCACGCCTTATCCACGACCGATGGCGCTGGTACAGAAACCGCCGGAGGAATCGCCATCCCCCGTGCCGCTGATCCTGCCGCACCCTCGCACGACCACGACCCTCTACCAAGCGGCCACGACCGTCTCCCTAGCGCCGCAGCCTCCCCTTCTGCAGATACTAATGTCCGCGGAGGAATGTCAG TTTCGTGCTCTCGTTGTACAAATTACCGCCTCGCTTTGCCGTAAGGAACTGGTTTGGAACGCGCGATTGCAACCCGCGGCGGAGTACCCGATGGAGCAGATCGAGACGGAGACGAGTCGGAGCCCGACGGGCAACATACAGAGCTTCAGCCCGACCTGGGAGATGCTGCAG GAAACGACGGCACGGCTGCTGTTTATGGCCGTCAGGTGGGTGCGTTGCCTACCTCCCTTCCAAACGATATCAAAGGACGATCAGTTGCTACTGCTGGAACGATCCTGGACGCAGCTGTTCCTCCTTCACCTGGCGCAATGGTCCGTCTCCTGGGACATTACCGCTCTCCTCGAGGACGAGCAAGTTCGCAGTCGATTACCCACGGACGACAATCTGACGAACCAAGAACTGGTCCTCATTCAG GCTATAATATGCCGATTCAGGCAACTGTCGCCCGACTTCGGCGAGTGCGGCTGCATGAAAGCGGTGGCTTTATTTACGCCAG AAACGGTAGGCCTGCACGCGGTCCAGCCGATCGAAATATTGCAAGACCAAGCGCAGCGGATTTTGGTAGATTACACGAGATCGCGGTATCCGCAGCAGCCCGGCAGAATCGGTAGGTTAATGATTCTGGTCGGATATCTGAGGTGCATCTCCTCCAAGACCGTGGAGCGTCTATTTTTCCACGAAACCATCGGGGAGATACCGATCTCGCGCCTGCTAGTCGACATGTATCAAATGGAGAagtatatcaattaa
- the Cdc5 gene encoding cell division cycle 5-like protein: MPRIMIKGGVWRNTEDEILKAAVMKYGKNQWSRIASLLHRKSAKQCKARWFEWLDPSIKKTEWSREEDEKLLHLAKLMPTQWRTIAPIIGRTAAQCLERYEFLLDQAQKKEEGDDAVDDPRKLKPGEIDPNPETKPARPDPKDMDEDELEMLSEARARLANTQGKKAKRKAREKQLEEARRLAALQKRRELRAAGITVSQKNKRKRGVNYNTEIPFEKRPASGFYDTSNEHVDPLAIDFSRMRQQHLDGELRQEKEEMERRKDKQKLKQRKENDIPMGMLNNEEPVKKRSKLVLPEPQISDQELQQVVKLGRASEVAREVATESGITLSDSLLADYSLPTNASVTPRTPAATDRILQEAQNVMALTHVDTPLKGGLNTPLNNPDFTGAVPPTNVVATPNTILATPFRSQRSDGTPINSFNTPGAASVRTQNGVLAATPVRDKLNINPDENMDGSETPLIQTQSKNSLRTVLSSLPAPCNDYEIDIYDGEMNEESTNTPATEIIEDQADIDARQQQELLEEKKRELARRSQVIQRELPRPADINTNILRPYMDTPLTDLQRAEELIKREMITMMYYDALHNPTQSNRKSAAQSLAQSQNYLEQHPYDIFDENDLVNAKKMLTDEMGVVKEGMAHGELSLDAYTTVWEECLSQILYLETQKRYTRATLASKKDRVEACERKLEENRMHMTGEAKRAARMEKKLKVLTGGYQTRAQVLTKQLHDVWEQIEQAHLEQSTFKFLQTQEEAAIPRRINALMEDVNRQTERERSLQMRYAQLQDQLQQCRINDKSS, translated from the exons atGCCGCGAATTATGATAAAGGGTGGTGTCTGGCGAAATACAGAA gatgAAATCTTGAAAGCGGCTGTGATGAAATATGGGAAAAATCAATGGAGCCGTATTGCATCCTTGTTGCACAGAAAATCAGCCAAGCAGTGTAAGGCTCGTTGGTTTGAATGGCTAGATCCAAGCATAAAAAAGACCGAATGGAGCCGAGAGGAAGATGAAAAGTTGCTTCATCTTGCAAAGCTAATGCCCACCCAATGGCGAACAATTGCACCTATCATTGGGCGAACGGCTGCACAATGCTTAGAACGATATGAATTTCTACT CGATCAAGCgcaaaaaaaggaagaaggagaTGATGCTGTTGATGATCCCCGTAAACTTAAACCTGGCGAAATTGATCCAAATCCCGAAACAAAGCCAGCAAGACCAGATCCTAAAGATATGGATGAGGATg aattggAGATGCTTTCCGAGGCGCGAGCTAGATTGGCAAATACTCAAGGAAAGAAGGCTAAACGTAAGGCGCGTGAAAAGCAATTGGAAGAGGCGCGCAGGCTGGCTGCTTTACAGAAACGTAGAGAATTGAGAGCTGCCGGTATCACAGTTTCTCAAAAGAATAAACGAAAACGTGGTGTAAACTATAATACGGAAATACCATTTGAAAAACGGCCCGCATCCGGCTTTTACGATACCTCCAACGAGCATGTCGATCCTTTGGCGATTGACTTTTCTAGAATGAGACAGCAACATCTGGATGGTGAATTACGGcaggaaaaggaagaaatgGAGCGCAGGAAAGACAAGCAGAAATTGAAACAGCGAAAGGAAAACGATATACCTATGGGTATGCTCAATAATGAAGAGCCTGTGAAAAAGAGGAGTAAATTAGTCTTACCGGAACCACAGATTTCCGATCAAGAATTGCAGCAAGTTGTAAAACTTGGCAGAGCTTCAGAa GTCGCACGAGAAGTTGCCACTGAGAGCGGTATTACACTTTCGGATAGCTTATTGGCTGATTATTCCTTACCTACAAATGCATCGGTAACACCTCGTACACCAGCCGCCACAGACAGAATATTGCAAGAAGCTCAAAATGTCATGGCTCTTACGCACGTGGACACGCCGCTAAAag gtgGATTAAATACTCCATTAAATAATCCCGATTTTACCGGAGCTGTACCCCCTACCAATGTCGTCGCAACACCAAATACAATTTTGGCAACTCCGTTTAGATCGCAACGTAGCGATGGGACGCCCATAAACTCGTTTAACACGCCAGGCGCGGCATCAGTACGAACGCAAAATGGAGTTTTAGCGGCTACACCCGTTCGCGATAAGCTTAATATAAATCCCGATGAAAATATGGATGGCTCAGAAACTCCTCTGATACAAACGCAATCAAAGAATTCGTTGCGCACGGTATTGAGTTCCTTACCAGCGCCATGTAATGATTACGAAATAGATATTTATGACGGAGAGATGAACGAAGAAAGTACTAATACGCCTGCAACTGAGATAATTGAGGATCAAGCAGATATTGATGCGAGACAACAGCAAGAATTGTTAGAAGAaa aaaaaagagaattggCTCGTAGGTCGCAAGTAATTCAAAGAGAATTACCACGACCTGCGGatataaatacgaatattttGAGACCGTATATGGATACACCGTTGACTGATCTACAGAGa GCGGAAGAAttgataaaaagagaaatgatTACAATGATGTACTACGACGCGCTGCACAATCCAACACAGTCAAATCGAAAGAGCGCCGCGCAATCACTAGCCCAgtctcaaaattatttagaacAGCATCCATACGATATTTTTGATGAAAATGACTTAGTTAAT GCAAAGAAAATGTTGACCGACGAAATGGGAGTTGTAAAAGAAGGAATGGCACACGGAGAATTGAGTTTAGATGCCTATACTACTGTATGGGAGGAATGCCTGTCTCAGATTTTGTATCTCGAAACGCAAAAACGGTACACGCGTGCAACACTCGCTTCAAAGAAAGATAGAGTGGAGGcgtgcgaaagaaaattagagGAGAATCGTATGCATATGACAGGTGAAGCTAAACGCGCCGCGAGGATGGAAAAGAAGTTGAAAGTACTGACCGGAGGCTATCAA acCAGAGCGCAAGTATTGACGAAGCAGCTCCACGATGTGTGGGAGCAAATAGAACAGGCGCATCTTGAACAATCGACGTTCAAGTTTTTGCAAACGCAGGAAGAAGCGGCAATTCCGAGAAGAATAAATGCGCTCATGGAAGATGTGAACAGGCAAACGGAGCGGGAACGTTCGCTACAAATGCGATATGCTCAATTGCAAGACCAGTTGCAGCAGTGTCGAATAAACGATAAGTCATCTTAG
- the LOC139101335 gene encoding protein dissatisfaction isoform X2 has translation MGTGDRLLDILCDVCGDRSSGKHYGIYSCDGCSGFFKRSIHSNREYICKAQGAKKGRCPIDKTHRNQCRACRLAKCFEANMNKDAVQHERGPRKPKPHAIISSEKQHQQQSPIVTQLSPHSAAPVHNDRLRPALAPPYVLSPHRRLRCDQRFTPYPRPMALVQKPPEESPSPVPLILPHPRTTTTLYQAATTVSLAPQPPLLQILMSAEECQELVWNARLQPAAEYPMEQIETETSRSPTGNIQSFSPTWEMLQETTARLLFMAVRWVRCLPPFQTISKDDQLLLLERSWTQLFLLHLAQWSVSWDITALLEDEQVRSRLPTDDNLTNQELVLIQAIICRFRQLSPDFGECGCMKAVALFTPETVGLHAVQPIEILQDQAQRILVDYTRSRYPQQPGRIGRLMILVGYLRCISSKTVERLFFHETIGEIPISRLLVDMYQMEKYIN, from the exons ATGGGCACAG GAGACAGATTACTCGACATACTGTGTGATGTATGCGGCGACCGTAGTTCCGGAAAACACTACGGCATCTACAGCTGCGacg gtTGTTCGGGATTTTTCAAGCGAAGCATACACAGCAATCGGGAATACATCTGCAAAGCTCAGGGTGCCAAGAAAGGACGCTGTCCGATCGACAAGACCCACAGGAATCAATGTCGTGCTTGTCGTCTCGCTAAGTGCTTCGAAGCTAACATGAACAAAGACG CAGTACAACATGAGCGCGGACCGAGGAAACCGAAACCCCACGCGATTATTTCGTCGGAGAAGCAGCATCAGCAACAGTCACCGATTGTCACGCAGTTGTCTCCTCATTCCGCTGCCCCGGTGCATAATGATCGACTAAGACCAGCACTCGCTCCCCCTTACGTCCTCTCGCCACACAG AAGGTTAAGGTGCGACCAAAGATTCACGCCTTATCCACGACCGATGGCGCTGGTACAGAAACCGCCGGAGGAATCGCCATCCCCCGTGCCGCTGATCCTGCCGCACCCTCGCACGACCACGACCCTCTACCAAGCGGCCACGACCGTCTCCCTAGCGCCGCAGCCTCCCCTTCTGCAGATACTAATGTCCGCGGAGGAATGTCAG GAACTGGTTTGGAACGCGCGATTGCAACCCGCGGCGGAGTACCCGATGGAGCAGATCGAGACGGAGACGAGTCGGAGCCCGACGGGCAACATACAGAGCTTCAGCCCGACCTGGGAGATGCTGCAG GAAACGACGGCACGGCTGCTGTTTATGGCCGTCAGGTGGGTGCGTTGCCTACCTCCCTTCCAAACGATATCAAAGGACGATCAGTTGCTACTGCTGGAACGATCCTGGACGCAGCTGTTCCTCCTTCACCTGGCGCAATGGTCCGTCTCCTGGGACATTACCGCTCTCCTCGAGGACGAGCAAGTTCGCAGTCGATTACCCACGGACGACAATCTGACGAACCAAGAACTGGTCCTCATTCAG GCTATAATATGCCGATTCAGGCAACTGTCGCCCGACTTCGGCGAGTGCGGCTGCATGAAAGCGGTGGCTTTATTTACGCCAG AAACGGTAGGCCTGCACGCGGTCCAGCCGATCGAAATATTGCAAGACCAAGCGCAGCGGATTTTGGTAGATTACACGAGATCGCGGTATCCGCAGCAGCCCGGCAGAATCGGTAGGTTAATGATTCTGGTCGGATATCTGAGGTGCATCTCCTCCAAGACCGTGGAGCGTCTATTTTTCCACGAAACCATCGGGGAGATACCGATCTCGCGCCTGCTAGTCGACATGTATCAAATGGAGAagtatatcaattaa
- the LOC139101249 gene encoding ATP-dependent RNA helicase DDX54, protein MKNSDLVGFADPNAVSDDGEDDEIANIKKKVSKKSGGFQSMALSFPVLKGVLKRGYKIPTPIQRKTIPLLLEGRDVVAMARTGSGKTACFLIPLFEKLKVRQAKTGARGLILSPTRELALQTLKFIKELGKFTGLKAAVILGGDSMDNQFSAIHGNPDIIVATPGRFLHICVEMDLQLKNIEYIVFDEADRLFEMGFGEQIQEIVNRLPESRQTLLFSATLPKVLVDFAKAGLSDPVLVRLDVESKIPEGLTLSFITCRPEEKLAVLLSLLKKIIKPESQTIVFAETMHHVEYIHQILDKAGISNTFIYSNLDPSARKINAAKFQIGKVKVLIVTDVAARGIDIPHLDCVINFNFPAKSKLFIHRVGRCARAGRAGTAYNIVSTDEYPYLLDLHLFLGRPLTIVPTAGTAENMESAVGKLPQAMIEEELTELINWHNTSTDLINMQKVSNNAYQQYIRSRPGASAESVKRIKELRINEAGILPQYADIPHAAADIIARMKNYRPQGTIFEIGTKTNSTDYKVMKVKRTFHKENIHNFHKKMEERKTDKINTASELSQKVDLPSSNAEEINAAFSTVVVPKKRSSDSLYKISKKKKRLTKRDEEYYIPYSAPDKHTEEGLAVNTFATEADKAQMDLTADNEEARHLQTQLKKWDRKKKKMVTVERDPKAKKIRTESGVWIPATYKTNRYNVWKEKSKIDENNSEDDSEEEPSQIKNLRTTANTHWARHNQKLKDKVKIRNELKRPEQVLKARQLLEKKRQKSGRRKGQKNRKKH, encoded by the exons ATGAAGAACAGTGATCTTGTAGGATTTGCTGACCCGAATGCGGTCAGTGACGATGGCGAGGACGATGAAAtcgctaatattaaaaaaaaggtttctAAGAAATCTGGAGGGTTTCAGTCCATGGCTCTAAGTTTTCCAGTATTAAAGGGAGTCCTCAAACGTGGTTACAAAATACCCACACCAATACAAAGAAAG acTATACCATTACTTCTTGAAGGTAGAGATGTAGTAGCAATGGCTAGGACTGGTAGTGGAAAGACTGCTTGCTTTTTAATTCCTCTGTTTGAAAAACTCAAAGTGAGACAGGCAAAAACGGGTGCACGTGGCTTGATATTATCACCTACACGTGAATTGGCATTGCAGactttaaaattcataaagGAGTTGGGAAAATTTACAGGATTAAAAGCAGCAGTGATATTAGGTGGAGATAGTATGGATAATCAATTTAGTGCAATTCATGGAAATCCTGATATTATTGTAGCAACTCCTGGCCGATTTTTACACATATGTGTAGAAATGgatctgcaattaaaaaatattgagtaCATTGTTTTTGATGAAGCTGATAG atTATTTGAAATGGGTTTTGGAGAACAGATACAAGAAATTGTGAACAGATTACCCGAATCACGCCagacgttattattttctgccACTTTACCTAAAGTCCTAGTAGATTTTGCAAAAGCTGGTCTTAGTGATCCAGTTCTAGTTCGTTTGGATGTTGAGAGTAAAATACCTGAAGGATTAAcgttatcttttattacatgTCGTCCTGAAGAAAAATTAGCAGTACTTttgagtttattaaaaaaaattatcaagccCGAGTCGCAAACAATTGTATTTGCGGAAACTATGCATCACGTGGAATATATTCATCAG atattGGACAAAGCTGGTATATCTAACACTTTTATATACTCGAATTTGGATCCCTCCGCGCGTAAAATCAATGCAGCTAAATTTCAAATTGGTAAGGTAAAAGTTCTCATAGTAACGGATGTTGCTGCTAGAGGAATAGATATACCACATTTGGACTgtgtgattaattttaattttcctgcAAAATCGAAACTTTTTATACACAGAGTGG GACGATGTGCTCGAGCTGGTCGTGCTGGAACAGCGTATAATATCGTTAGCACGGATGAATATCCTTATCTCTTAGATCTGCATCTTTTCCTCGGCCGGCCTTTAACAATAGTGCCGACCGCAGGAACTGCTGAAAATATGGAATCCGCCGTAGGAAAATTACCACAAGCTATGATAGAAGAAGAATTgacggaattaattaattggcacAATACTTCTACTGATTTG ataaatatgcaaaaagtATCTAATAATGCTTATCAACAATACATCAGATCACGGCCAGGTGCATCGGCAGAAAgtgttaaaagaattaaagaactTCGCATCAATGAAGCCGGAATTTTACCCCAGTATGCTGATATTCCTCATGCAGCTGCGGATATAATAGCAAGGATGAAAAATTATAGACCACAGGGA acgatatttgaaattggTACGAAGACAAACTCGACAGATTATAAAGTAATGAAAGTGAAACGAACGTTTCACAAAGagaatattcataattttcacaaaaaaatGGAGGAACGTAAAACCGATAAAATCAATACAGCGTCAG aattatcTCAAAAAGTCGATCTGCCGTCTAGTAACGcagaagaaattaatgctGCGTTTAGCACAGTGGTAGTTCCTAAGAAAAGAAGTAGTGatagtttatataaaatttcgaaaaagaaaaaacgtctAACAAAACGAGAtgaagaatattatattcctTATTCTGCACCAGACAAACATACAGAAGAAGG CCTAGCGGTTAATACATTTGCCACTGAAGCTGATAAAGCCCAAATGGACTTAACGGCGGATAATGAAGAGGCTCGACATCTACAAACTCAATTGAAAAAGTGGgatagaaaaaagaagaaaatggtcACCGTCGAAAGA GATCCAAAGGCTAAAAAAATACGCACTGAGTCGGGTGTGTGGATACCTGCTACGTATAAAACAAATCGCTACAACGTGTGGAAAGAGAAGAGCAAGATCGATGAGAATAACAGCGAGGATGATAGTGAAGAAGAACcttcacaaataaaaaatt TACGAACGACAGCAAATACGCATTGGGCTCGACACAACCAGAAACTCAAGGACAAAGTTAAAATAAGGAATGAACTGAAGAGACCTGAACAAGTTTTAAAGGCACGCCAGTTGCTGGAAAAGAAACGTCAGAAGAGCGGTAGACGAAAAGGCcaaaagaatcgtaaaaaacaTTAA